The following nucleotide sequence is from Oncorhynchus kisutch isolate 150728-3 linkage group LG29, Okis_V2, whole genome shotgun sequence.
AATTTCAAAAGCTCCCTGATGTTCGCGCAGAACGCACTCACAGTAAACACTGTGGATGTTGGCTCAAGCCTGAATTACCTTTAAACGTCAAGAGCTATGCATTTTTTTCTCAATCAAGTTTGACAAGTCATTAGAGCCTGTAGAATGTGTATTAAACTGACAAGTCATTAGAGCCTGTAGAATGTGTATTAAACTGACAAGTCATTAGAGCCTGTAGAATGTGTATTAAACTGACAAGTCATTAGAGCCTGTAGAATGTGTATTAAACTGACAAGTCATTAGAGCCTGTAGAATGTGTATTAAACTGACAAGTCATTAGAGCCTGTAGAATGTGTATTAAACTGACAAGTCATTAGAGCCTGTAGAATGTGTATTAAACTGACAAGTCATTAGAGCCTGTAGAATGTGTATTAAACTGACAAGTCATTAGAGCCTGTAGCATGTATATTAAATTGACAAGTCATTAGAGCCTGTAGAATGTGTATTAAACTGACAAGTCATTAGAGCCTGTAGAATGTGTATTAAACTGACAAGTCATTAGAGCCTGTAGAATGTGTATTAAACTGACAAGTCATTAGAGCCTGCAGTAGGTGTAATACACACATAAAGATGATCAGCTTCATATCTCTACTGTAATGACATTACTTGTTATCACACCATTCGTTGCTCGCTCCGAGTACTGTCTGTAGGTAGGTTGGAGAAGTCCAGCCCTGCAGGGTTATAATGTGTGTTTACAGGACAGGGAATCCTACGAGCTTCAACGTCCCCAGATGTGAACAAGTTTCTATCCTTCCCCGTTAATGATGCGCTGACCTGGCCAAGCATCTGTCTGTGTAGCCAAGCATCTGTCTGTGTAGCCAAGCATCTGTCTGTGTATCCAAGCATGGATCTGTGGATGATCATTTTAATGACGTCCCAGAGGACATCAGCTCTGACAGATATCTCATGATTGCTGGCAGCCTATAGCCATGCTCATTGTTtgtttgccctctctctctccctgtatttctctctctctctcttttttgcgctctctctctctgtctctctctgtctctctctctctgtctgaaatggctccctatgtcctatgtagtacactacctaGGACTAAATCCCTATAGTGAATAGTGTCTGACAGCCATTGTGTCCCATTCCATTTTACTGTCAGGGAAACGGTGTGATTCGAAATTCCCCCAAAGTGATATTACAGGACATGCAACAGGAATCACTGATGAAAGAAAACTCTGTCTTTGGGAACAAAAATAATATGTATAataattccccaaaaacaatgtatttagagtctgtttagaaatcgttatatatatattttcagatATATCATTTATATTTTCAAGCCACGTGTGAACAGAATGGTAACAGCCGTTCATGAATACCCAGCCAGCACAGGCatttgtaacggctttctttaggtgaagtagaggcggaccaaaatgcagcgtggtggttattcatgttctttcaTTTATAAAGAcgctacacatgagataactaacaaaaacaacaaacgtgagaaaacctaaaacagtcctatctggtgcaaacacaaagacaggaacaatcacccacaaacacagtgaaacccaggctacctaaatatggttcccaatcagagacaatgactaacacctgcctctgattgagaaccatatcaggccagacatagaaatagacaaacaagacatccaacatagaatgcccactcagatcacaccctgaccaaacaaaacatagaaacatacaaagcaaactatggtcagggtgtgacagcattAGTGTAGTCGAAGGGATGTTTATCCAACGCCATTAACAGGAGAGTTTAGATGTGGAGATTTGCATGGGATGTCAATCATCACAGATAATCTTTATtcatttttcttttctttctctctctctctctctctctctctatcctcagaTAGGTTAAACACACTCGGAGCACCAAGGCAACAGCCAAGCTAAATTCATTTCTGTCATAATCAACTGTGCCTCATGTTCTGTCAATGTATTTTTCTACACAGCCTGGGCAGCACACCAACACATACGCTCACGTTCACTCTctttctcgcacacacacacacacacacacacacacacacacacacacagacagacagacagacagacagacagacagacagacagacagacagacagacagacagacagacagacagacagacagacagacagacagacagacagacagacagacagacagacagacagacagacagacagacagacagacagacagacagacagacagacagacagacagacagacagacagacagacagacagacagacagacacacacacacacacacacacacacacacacacacacacacacacacacacacacagcccaggtaACAGATGTGCTGCAGCATGGCTTCAACTGTACACTACGACACCTGTGTATCTTGTGAATTTAATTACACCATGCATTAGAAACTAGACATTTTGGTAAAACATtacactacagatgtaggatcttaatttgatcaccctgttgcacgATAACTTTCCTTCAATACAGGATATGTAAAACTTGTAGATAAATTgtagtttaaaaaggcttctgaagtgtcagacttgattttcctttATGAAAAACGTATCAACCACTACAAAAAGGTCCCTTGCCAGTGATGACAGACACAAAGCCTCTGCCAGTGATGACAGACACAAAGCCTCTACCAGTGATGACAGACACAAAGCCTCTACCAGTGATGACAGACACAAAACCTCTGCCAGTGATGACAGACACAAAGCCTCTGCTAGTGATGACAGACACAAAGCCTCTACCAGTGATGACAGACACAAAGCCTCTACCAGTGATGACAGACACAAAGCCTCTGCTAGTGATGACAGACACAAAGCCTCTACCAGTGATGACAGACACAAAGCCTCTACCAGTGATGACAGACACAAAACCTCTGCCAGTGATGACAGACGCAAAGCCTCTACCAGTGATGACAGACACAAAGCCTCTACCAGTGATGACAGACACAAAGCCTCTGCCAGTGATGACAGACACAAAGCCTCTACCAGTGATGACAGACACAACGCCTCTGCCAGTGATGACAGACACAAAGCCTCTACCAGTGATGACAGACACAACGCCTCTGCCAGTGATGACAGACACAAAGCCTCTACCAGTGATGACAGACACAAAGCCTCTACCAGTGATGACAGACACAAAGCCTCTACCAGTGATGACAGACACAAAGCCTCTGCCAGTGATGACAGACACAAAGCCTCTACCAGTGATGACAGACACAAAGCCTCTACCAGTGATGACAGACACAAAGCCTCAGCCAGTGATGACAGACACAAAGCCTCTACCAGTGATGACAGACACAAAGCCTCTGCCAGTGATGACAGACACAAAGCCTCTACCAGTGATGACAGACACAAAGCCTCTACCAGTGATGACAGACACAAAGCCTCTACCAGTGATGACAGACACAAAGCCTCTACCAGTGATGACAGACACAAAGCCTCTACCAGTGATGACAGACACAAAGCCTCTACCAGTGATGACAGACACAAAGCCTCTGCCAGTGATGACAGACACAAAGCCTCTACCAGTGATGACAGACACAAAGCCTCTGCCAGTGATGACAGACACAAAGCCTCTACCAGTGATGACAGACACAAAGCCTCTACCAGTGATGACAGACACAAAGCCTCTACCAGTGATGACAGACACAACGCCTCAGCCAGTGGTTTTCATAATGCTTTGATGATCTGCTGCTATTTCTCACGTCATGTCGTCGGAGTCTGAAGTTTTGACTCCGAGCAGAGTG
It contains:
- the LOC116358264 gene encoding RNA polymerase-associated protein LEO1-like, whose translation is MKNVSTTTKRSLASDDRHKASASDDRHKASTSDDRHKASTSDDRHKTSASDDRHKASASDDRHKASTSDDRHKASTSDDRHKASASDDRHKASTSDDRHKASTSDDRHKTSASDDRRKASTSDDRHKASTSDDRHKASASDDRHKASTSDDRHNASASDDRHKASTSDDRHNASASDDRHKASTSDDRHKASTSDDRHKASTSDDRHKASASDDRHKASTSDDRHKASTSDDRHKASASDDRHKASTSDDRHKASASDDRHKASTSDDRHKASTSDDRHKASTSDDRHKASTSDDRHKASTSDDRHKASTSDDRHKASASDDRHKASTSDDRHKASASDDRHKASTSDDRHKASTSDDRHKASTSDDRHNASASGFHNALMICCYFSRHVVGV